The Geotalea uraniireducens Rf4 genome window below encodes:
- a CDS encoding chemotaxis protein CheW, with the protein MKNNGTARYLIFALRGAQYALDLQDVAEVVEPPPTFPIPCAPGHFVGIMNFHGNLTSVLDLANFQNMGNLTPEGKVLVLDSRLANLALWVDSVISIVSAESLRRESAVDDEMTAELLHNGTDKIRLLALDNLIQKLEATIND; encoded by the coding sequence ATGAAGAACAACGGTACGGCGCGATATCTTATTTTTGCCCTGCGGGGGGCACAATATGCCCTGGATCTGCAGGACGTGGCAGAAGTCGTTGAACCGCCGCCGACCTTTCCAATCCCTTGCGCACCGGGTCATTTCGTTGGCATCATGAACTTTCACGGCAACCTGACCTCCGTCCTCGATCTGGCAAATTTTCAAAATATGGGGAACCTTACCCCCGAAGGAAAAGTCCTGGTTCTGGACAGCCGTCTTGCGAACCTCGCCCTCTGGGTTGACAGCGTGATCTCCATTGTTTCGGCAGAATCATTGCGGAGAGAATCTGCCGTCGATGATGAGATGACCGCAGAGCTGCTTCACAACGGCACTGACAAAATCAGGCTGCTGGCGCTGGACAATCTTATACAAAAGCTGGAAGCAACTATTAACGACTGA
- a CDS encoding chemotaxis protein CheA — MDMSQYRELFISESREHLNSINELIVALEKDAGDRETIDSLFRIAHSIKGMAASMEYADIAELAHKLEDLMDRVRKGALPFDGGAADLLLEGTDLLEAMIADVEQDAPASRDIRGLVQRLINYPPPSTEIPSIKTHKTEQPPPVQPVPLNASGKDEGRQAGSDASQTVRVKTDVLDQLINLTGELITNKYRIMTINSQLGSGSLDEACVELSKLLRGLHDEVMKVRLIPFAAITDRFPRLIRDLAKKSGKEIVFEVEGREIELDRGILEELSDPLIHILRNAVDHGVETTEERLAAGKSSRGKIRLAARREKEQVVITVEDDGRGMDPAKLIASAIEKGVIKQEEGWLLSHREALMLTCVPGFSTAKEVTEISGRGVGMDAVKSAIKALGGNILIDSTLGQGSRITLKLPLTISIIQALVVNCAHLKVAVPVVNIIRTLELKRGLITTEGKHKVFYMGEEAIPLVSLNRIFGLPLSHLTGEAIPVFVSEVKGRKVGLVVDRFIGQQEFFVKPLGRPLVKLKGLTGGAILGNGEVVFILDVANLM, encoded by the coding sequence ATGGACATGTCCCAATACAGGGAGCTGTTCATCTCCGAATCCAGAGAGCATCTCAATTCGATAAATGAACTGATAGTTGCCCTGGAAAAGGATGCCGGTGACCGGGAAACAATAGATTCCCTGTTTCGCATTGCCCATTCCATCAAAGGGATGGCCGCATCCATGGAGTACGCTGACATAGCTGAACTGGCCCATAAGCTTGAAGATCTCATGGACCGGGTCCGCAAGGGGGCCTTGCCTTTCGATGGGGGCGCAGCCGACTTGCTGCTGGAAGGGACCGACCTGCTTGAGGCAATGATAGCAGACGTGGAACAAGACGCCCCGGCAAGCCGCGACATTCGTGGTCTGGTCCAGAGGCTCATCAACTACCCTCCGCCAAGCACAGAAATACCATCAATCAAGACCCATAAAACGGAACAGCCGCCACCGGTGCAACCGGTTCCATTGAACGCCTCAGGAAAAGATGAAGGACGCCAAGCCGGCAGTGACGCCTCGCAAACGGTAAGGGTAAAAACCGATGTCCTCGATCAGCTGATAAATCTGACCGGCGAGTTGATAACCAACAAATACCGGATCATGACCATCAACAGCCAGCTGGGTTCGGGGAGCCTCGATGAGGCGTGTGTGGAACTATCGAAGCTTTTGCGCGGCCTCCATGACGAAGTGATGAAGGTCCGCCTGATCCCCTTTGCAGCAATTACCGACCGTTTTCCCCGCCTGATACGGGATCTGGCCAAAAAGAGCGGCAAAGAGATCGTCTTTGAAGTGGAAGGCAGGGAGATTGAACTTGACCGGGGAATCCTGGAAGAGCTTTCCGACCCACTGATCCACATCCTGCGAAATGCCGTCGACCATGGGGTGGAAACCACGGAGGAACGACTAGCCGCCGGCAAGTCCAGCCGGGGCAAAATCAGACTGGCAGCGCGAAGGGAAAAGGAGCAGGTGGTCATTACCGTCGAAGACGACGGAAGGGGCATGGACCCGGCAAAACTGATCGCCTCCGCAATCGAAAAAGGGGTTATCAAGCAGGAAGAGGGATGGCTTCTGTCCCACAGGGAAGCCTTGATGCTTACCTGCGTTCCGGGATTTTCCACCGCTAAAGAGGTGACCGAGATTTCGGGGCGCGGCGTCGGCATGGATGCCGTCAAGTCGGCCATTAAAGCCCTCGGAGGCAACATCCTGATAGATTCAACCCTGGGGCAGGGGAGCAGAATAACCCTTAAACTGCCGTTGACCATCTCGATTATCCAGGCCCTTGTGGTCAATTGCGCACACCTCAAGGTCGCCGTTCCGGTAGTCAACATCATCCGCACCCTGGAACTCAAGCGCGGGCTGATAACCACCGAGGGGAAACACAAGGTTTTTTACATGGGGGAAGAGGCAATACCGCTCGTAAGCCTCAACCGCATTTTCGGTTTGCCGCTTTCCCATCTGACCGGCGAGGCAATCCCCGTTTTCGTCAGCGAAGTGAAGGGACGCAAAGTGGGACTGGTGGTCGACCGTTTTATCGGCCAACAGGAGTTTTTCGTAAAACCACTCGGCAGACCTCTGGTTAAGTTAAAAGGATTGACAGGAGGGGCGATCCTCGGCAATGGAGAAGTGGTCTTCATCCTGGACGTTGCCAACCTGATGTAA
- a CDS encoding type II toxin-antitoxin system VapC family toxin yields MKFLLDTCLISELVKKEPNAAVVNWLDEQDEQGLFLSVLTLGELQKGISKLSGSTRKDELQAWVEHDLAERFAGRILDLDLETALAWGTLQGDAERKGEKLPVMDSLIAATATAHGLIVVTRNVKDIERCRAKVYSPWGDA; encoded by the coding sequence GTGAAATTTCTTCTCGACACCTGCCTGATCTCCGAGCTGGTGAAAAAGGAACCGAATGCCGCTGTGGTAAACTGGCTGGACGAACAGGATGAGCAGGGTCTTTTCCTGAGTGTCCTGACCCTTGGAGAACTGCAAAAGGGAATCAGCAAGCTTTCCGGCAGCACCAGGAAAGATGAGCTTCAGGCGTGGGTCGAGCATGATCTTGCGGAGCGTTTCGCCGGACGTATCCTTGATCTCGACCTGGAAACGGCTCTGGCCTGGGGAACGCTTCAGGGGGATGCTGAACGGAAGGGGGAAAAGCTGCCGGTAATGGATTCACTCATAGCTGCCACGGCCACGGCACACGGATTGATCGTGGTAACGCGCAATGTCAAGGATATCGAGCGCTGCAGGGCCAAGGTTTACAGTCCGTGGGGCGATGCATAA
- a CDS encoding LolA family protein — protein sequence MRTMRAFISLLLLLQMAISAEAAVTAQVNVGLQDVVDTVEKSYRVLSDVTTDFFQRSTMAEKKREMRAEGQMFLKTAGDSEPLKFRFDYFRPTTHEIVSNGITMWMYLSENRTVIQSDVSFVFNPLGFNPDRNRASNFLQGLGRISRDFLTTFSPQGRDIEGNYILELNPRRATATIEKLFIVVQRDAVYLYTQKRMQLGRQLTEDEFRQILNSLPLGSVQRDQTAFPVLSTTVIDHQGNTTIMEFSNVKTDTRISDQLFEFTVPAAVEVVRPPTHQ from the coding sequence ATGAGAACCATGCGAGCCTTCATCAGCCTCTTGCTGTTGCTGCAGATGGCGATCAGCGCTGAAGCCGCCGTCACTGCTCAGGTCAATGTCGGGCTTCAGGACGTGGTCGATACCGTTGAAAAATCCTACAGGGTCCTCTCCGACGTAACGACCGACTTTTTCCAGCGGTCGACCATGGCGGAGAAAAAGCGGGAAATGCGCGCTGAAGGGCAGATGTTCCTGAAAACGGCCGGTGACAGCGAGCCCCTCAAGTTCCGTTTCGACTATTTCCGTCCCACCACCCACGAAATCGTCAGCAACGGCATAACCATGTGGATGTACCTCTCGGAAAACCGCACGGTCATCCAGAGCGATGTCAGCTTTGTCTTCAACCCGTTGGGTTTTAACCCGGACCGCAACCGGGCCTCCAATTTCCTCCAGGGGCTGGGACGCATATCCAGAGACTTTCTGACCACCTTTTCCCCCCAAGGCCGGGACATTGAAGGTAATTACATCCTGGAGCTGAACCCGCGGCGGGCAACAGCAACCATCGAGAAGCTCTTCATCGTCGTCCAGCGCGACGCAGTCTACCTCTATACGCAAAAGCGGATGCAGCTGGGCCGCCAATTGACCGAAGACGAATTCAGACAGATTTTGAACAGCTTGCCCTTGGGAAGCGTTCAAAGGGACCAGACCGCCTTCCCCGTTCTCTCAACCACGGTCATCGACCATCAAGGGAACACCACCATCATGGAATTCAGCAACGTCAAGACCGACACGAGGATTTCTGACCAGCTTTTTGAATTCACCGTTCCGGCAGCGGTCGAAGTGGTCAGGCCTCCCACGCATCAGTGA
- a CDS encoding response regulator has translation MDIKLMIVDDSLFMRKMLRGILEEDGYQVIAEAADGIEAVAKYQECRPDITTMDIIMPTKNGIEALTEIMALDGGAKVVMCSAIGQEALTQTAHAAGAKDFILKPFNPERVKEVIKRIAGV, from the coding sequence ATGGACATTAAGCTGATGATTGTGGACGACTCGCTTTTCATGAGAAAAATGCTGCGGGGCATTCTTGAAGAAGATGGCTATCAGGTTATTGCAGAAGCGGCCGATGGCATCGAAGCAGTCGCAAAATACCAGGAATGCCGCCCTGACATTACCACCATGGATATAATCATGCCAACCAAAAACGGCATCGAGGCCCTTACGGAAATCATGGCTCTTGACGGTGGGGCTAAAGTAGTGATGTGCAGTGCCATCGGCCAGGAAGCGCTGACCCAGACAGCCCATGCAGCAGGCGCGAAAGATTTTATTCTCAAGCCGTTCAATCCCGAGCGGGTGAAGGAAGTAATCAAGAGGATTGCAGGAGTCTGA
- a CDS encoding type II toxin-antitoxin system Phd/YefM family antitoxin → MKANKKDRLPHEREWQLQEAKNRLSQVVDSALHDGPQTITLRGKPAAVLVSFEEFKKLTQPRSTLSQFFRQSPLHDTELDLSRSADFSREVEL, encoded by the coding sequence ATGAAAGCCAATAAAAAAGACCGATTGCCCCACGAACGTGAATGGCAGCTTCAGGAAGCCAAGAACCGATTGAGCCAGGTAGTGGACTCGGCTCTTCATGATGGTCCGCAAACCATCACCTTGCGGGGCAAACCGGCGGCGGTCTTAGTCTCTTTTGAGGAATTCAAAAAGCTGACTCAACCGCGGTCCACGTTATCGCAGTTCTTCAGACAATCACCGCTTCATGATACAGAGCTCGATCTCAGCCGCAGTGCCGATTTCTCCCGTGAGGTGGAACTGTGA
- the ttcA gene encoding tRNA 2-thiocytidine(32) synthetase TtcA translates to MALIEDRLFTRIKNRVGRAIADYNLIEEGDRIAVAVSGGKDSYTLLHILETLRKRAPVRYEIMAINIDSGYPGFRADIIEEHLREHGFVAHMEKTDHYGIIKEKRRPDSSYCSICARLKRGVLYGLAQRYNCNKLALGHHMDDFIETLLLNQFFVGSLKAMAPSMLADNGLTTVIRPLVYVPEEDIIPFSRNNRFPVLCCCCPVCGSADQQRKRMKELLKTLEKENPFVKKSLLKALANVQPRYLLDRRVKY, encoded by the coding sequence GTGGCACTGATAGAAGACAGGCTGTTCACGAGGATTAAAAACAGGGTGGGGCGGGCTATCGCCGATTACAACCTGATTGAGGAAGGCGACCGGATTGCGGTGGCGGTATCGGGGGGGAAGGATTCCTATACTCTGCTGCATATCCTGGAAACATTGCGCAAGAGGGCACCGGTGCGCTATGAAATCATGGCGATCAATATCGATTCCGGTTATCCGGGTTTCAGGGCCGACATCATCGAGGAACATCTCCGCGAGCACGGTTTCGTTGCCCACATGGAAAAGACCGACCATTACGGCATTATCAAGGAAAAGCGCCGTCCCGATTCGTCTTACTGCTCCATTTGCGCTCGCCTGAAACGCGGCGTTCTCTACGGCCTGGCCCAGCGCTATAACTGTAACAAGCTGGCGCTCGGGCACCACATGGACGACTTCATCGAAACCCTGCTCCTCAACCAGTTTTTTGTCGGTTCGCTGAAGGCGATGGCGCCGAGCATGCTGGCGGACAACGGCCTGACTACCGTTATCAGGCCGCTGGTCTACGTGCCCGAGGAGGATATTATTCCCTTTTCCCGCAACAACCGCTTCCCCGTCTTATGCTGCTGCTGCCCGGTCTGCGGCTCTGCGGACCAGCAACGCAAGCGGATGAAGGAGCTTTTGAAAACGCTGGAAAAGGAGAACCCCTTTGTCAAAAAGAGTCTCTTAAAGGCTCTGGCCAACGTGCAGCCACGCTACCTTCTGGACAGGAGAGTGAAATACTGA
- a CDS encoding YajQ family cyclic di-GMP-binding protein, whose translation MPSFDIVSKVDMQEVDNAVNQTIKEIAQRYDFKGSKSEITQEKDTVKLLSEDDFRLKAIIDILQSKFIKRGISVKALQYGKVENASGGMVRQIITIQQGISKEKGKEINNVIKETKLKVQSQIQEDQLRVTGKNIDDLQEVIQLLKGKDLGVELQFVNFRQ comes from the coding sequence ATGCCGTCATTCGACATCGTCTCCAAGGTGGACATGCAGGAAGTGGACAACGCCGTCAACCAGACCATCAAGGAGATAGCCCAGCGTTACGACTTTAAAGGTTCGAAAAGCGAAATAACCCAGGAAAAAGATACCGTCAAGCTTCTCTCCGAGGACGATTTCCGGCTCAAGGCGATCATCGACATCCTGCAATCGAAGTTCATCAAACGGGGCATATCCGTAAAGGCTCTCCAATACGGTAAGGTGGAAAACGCCTCCGGCGGGATGGTGCGGCAGATCATCACCATCCAGCAGGGAATCTCCAAGGAAAAGGGGAAAGAGATCAACAACGTCATAAAGGAAACCAAACTCAAGGTCCAGAGCCAGATACAGGAAGATCAACTGCGGGTAACCGGCAAAAACATCGATGACCTTCAGGAAGTCATCCAGCTGCTGAAAGGGAAGGACCTGGGCGTCGAACTGCAGTTCGTCAATTTCAGGCAATAG
- a CDS encoding 4Fe-4S binding protein, which produces MGKRYLQPLRILVQWGFLFFSLYLGIQFYRFVLHFRSGGAAPFVPRPDGVEAFLPISALLSLKDWLASGSINPIHPAALVIFLTVVAVSFLLKRSFCSWVCPVGTISEVLWKSGFNLFRRNFRLPRRMDLVLRGIKFVLLCFFLYSILYAMAPGQVTAFIYSDYNKMADVRLLDFFVHLSGFSLLVIGGLALLSLPIRNPFCRYLCPYGALLGLISMLSPVKVTREGKTCVSCGVCTQVCPSYIPVMAKERVFSEECIGCLRCISHCRAEGALEMKLTGRKVVVNGLLFAVLVVLLFLGGTQVGKATGHWRTAITKDDYARLIGR; this is translated from the coding sequence ATGGGTAAAAGATACTTGCAGCCGCTCAGGATTCTGGTCCAGTGGGGATTTCTCTTCTTTTCCCTCTACCTGGGTATACAGTTTTATCGCTTTGTCCTTCATTTCCGCTCCGGCGGCGCAGCGCCCTTTGTCCCCCGGCCGGATGGCGTCGAGGCGTTTCTTCCGATCTCCGCATTATTGAGTCTCAAGGACTGGCTGGCCAGCGGTTCCATCAATCCGATCCATCCGGCTGCTTTAGTGATTTTCCTCACCGTTGTGGCGGTATCGTTTCTCCTCAAGCGCTCCTTCTGCTCCTGGGTCTGTCCGGTCGGCACCATCTCGGAGGTGCTCTGGAAGTCCGGCTTCAACCTGTTTCGGCGCAACTTCCGCTTACCCCGTCGGATGGACCTGGTGTTGCGCGGCATAAAATTCGTGCTGCTCTGCTTTTTCCTCTACTCCATACTCTATGCCATGGCGCCCGGGCAGGTTACCGCATTTATCTATTCCGACTACAACAAGATGGCCGACGTGCGCCTGCTTGATTTTTTCGTTCACCTGTCTGGATTCTCCCTGCTGGTCATCGGCGGCCTGGCACTCCTCTCCCTGCCGATCCGCAACCCGTTTTGCCGCTACCTCTGCCCCTATGGCGCGCTGCTTGGTCTGATATCCATGCTCTCTCCGGTCAAGGTGACCAGAGAGGGGAAGACATGCGTCTCCTGTGGCGTCTGTACCCAGGTCTGCCCATCGTACATACCGGTGATGGCCAAGGAACGGGTTTTTTCGGAGGAGTGTATCGGTTGTCTGCGCTGTATCAGCCATTGCCGGGCGGAAGGCGCCCTGGAGATGAAGCTGACCGGGCGCAAGGTGGTGGTGAACGGCCTGCTCTTTGCCGTACTGGTTGTGCTCCTGTTTTTAGGGGGAACGCAGGTGGGGAAGGCGACCGGCCACTGGCGGACGGCGATTACGAAAGACGATTATGCGCGGCTGATCGGCAGGTGA
- a CDS encoding LolA family protein has protein sequence MKPLLLISLVACLILSLSASPKECFGAELADVVKTLEQGYNNLADVQAEFSQRTDIASMKRQERGAGELFMKKPAGATAMFRFNYTRPKQQIISNGKKVWYYLPENKQVMVSDVTALFQGGSTVALDYLTGMGHVTRDFAIKFAADGRDKKGNYVLELVPKKPSQAMAKLQLTIESQAVESFIKEGHAVNPFPIASSVVFDAFGNRTAIEFSKVRVNRGMKNDRFSFKIPSGVEVINQEQK, from the coding sequence ATGAAACCGTTACTGCTTATATCGCTAGTCGCATGCCTTATTCTCTCCCTGTCCGCTTCGCCGAAGGAGTGTTTCGGCGCCGAGCTGGCGGATGTAGTCAAAACCCTGGAACAGGGATACAACAACCTGGCAGACGTGCAGGCTGAATTTTCCCAGCGCACGGACATTGCCTCCATGAAACGGCAAGAGCGTGGTGCCGGCGAACTCTTCATGAAAAAACCGGCTGGCGCAACCGCCATGTTCCGCTTCAACTACACCCGGCCCAAACAGCAGATCATTTCCAACGGCAAGAAAGTCTGGTACTACCTTCCCGAAAACAAGCAAGTGATGGTATCCGACGTGACCGCGCTGTTTCAAGGCGGCAGCACCGTGGCGCTCGACTACCTGACCGGCATGGGTCATGTCACCAGGGATTTTGCCATAAAATTCGCTGCCGATGGTCGCGACAAAAAGGGGAATTACGTTCTTGAGCTGGTTCCGAAAAAACCGAGCCAGGCGATGGCAAAACTCCAGCTGACCATTGAATCACAAGCCGTTGAAAGCTTCATCAAGGAAGGACATGCGGTGAATCCCTTCCCCATCGCCTCCTCTGTTGTTTTTGATGCATTCGGTAACCGGACTGCCATAGAGTTCAGCAAGGTGCGGGTCAACCGGGGGATGAAAAACGACAGGTTCAGCTTCAAAATACCCAGCGGAGTGGAAGTAATAAATCAGGAACAGAAGTAA
- a CDS encoding TraR/DksA family transcriptional regulator produces the protein MVEKLDEIKALLLKMKEETINEISKSLKSGSDIPTNEPSGDIYDQASSERDRELGLLLDDREREKLRNIDEALLKIEEGEYGICEECEEEIPLGRLKIVPFARYCVKCKADIEKLQAQTKRFEEDRAYREIALGEDEEG, from the coding sequence ATGGTAGAAAAACTGGATGAAATAAAAGCTCTTCTGCTCAAAATGAAGGAAGAGACCATCAACGAAATTAGCAAGTCGCTGAAGTCGGGTTCCGATATCCCCACCAACGAGCCGAGTGGTGACATCTACGATCAGGCGTCCAGCGAGCGGGACCGTGAACTGGGCCTGCTGCTCGACGACCGTGAGCGGGAAAAACTGCGGAACATCGACGAAGCATTGCTGAAGATCGAAGAAGGGGAATACGGCATCTGCGAAGAGTGCGAGGAAGAAATTCCTCTCGGCAGGTTGAAGATCGTGCCCTTTGCCCGTTACTGCGTCAAGTGCAAGGCGGACATCGAGAAGTTGCAGGCCCAGACCAAGCGCTTCGAAGAGGACCGCGCCTACCGGGAAATTGCCCTGGGCGAGGACGAAGAGGGTTAG
- a CDS encoding chemotaxis protein CheC gives MLTEVQLDALREVSNIGMGHAATALSQLMGKTVYLNVPKVIAMDITSLPKVCGGAELMVAGIYLQILGNARGNILMVFPKDNALSILEKLLSPHQPTGTTLTELEISTLKEVGNILASAYLNALGNMLKMPLIPSIPLFSFDMAGAIVDDVLIALGEAGDAAFMIETEFTIGNERTSGHFFLLPATPSLDVILNAIDA, from the coding sequence ATGTTAACAGAAGTGCAGCTTGATGCCCTGCGCGAGGTGAGCAATATCGGCATGGGTCACGCCGCTACCGCCCTTTCACAGCTTATGGGAAAGACCGTATACCTCAATGTCCCCAAAGTCATAGCCATGGATATAACAAGTCTCCCCAAAGTATGCGGCGGAGCTGAACTAATGGTAGCCGGGATTTATCTTCAGATTCTGGGAAATGCCAGGGGCAATATCCTGATGGTTTTTCCAAAAGATAATGCCTTGTCAATTCTGGAGAAACTTCTATCTCCCCACCAACCCACAGGAACGACACTGACTGAACTAGAAATTTCCACGCTGAAGGAAGTGGGCAACATTCTGGCATCGGCATACCTGAACGCCCTGGGAAACATGCTGAAAATGCCCCTCATCCCCTCGATTCCACTCTTTTCCTTCGACATGGCCGGAGCAATCGTCGATGATGTGCTCATTGCGCTGGGTGAAGCCGGTGACGCGGCGTTCATGATCGAAACAGAATTTACCATCGGCAATGAACGGACCTCCGGTCATTTTTTCCTGCTGCCCGCAACACCTTCCCTCGATGTTATTCTGAATGCCATCGATGCCTGA
- the rimO gene encoding 30S ribosomal protein S12 methylthiotransferase RimO: MKEKVSLVSLGCPKNLVDAEVMLGYLAKEKYEVTTDEREADIIIVNTCSFIKEAKQESIDTILDLADRKHDARCRLLIVTGCLPQRYQEELVKELPEVDIFVGTGDYPRIAEIIAEKEGMSEQLRYTGDPNFLYDEDLPRLQSSPYYTAYLKIAEGCSNCCSYCVIPSLRGAFRSRPLDKLLKEARELVARGVKEINLIAQDITGYGKDLAGGASLEGLIKELAALDGLQWIRLLYAYPDGISDSLIQLIRDEDKVCKYLDIPLQHVSDPVLKRMNRRSSEAEIRSLIAKLRGEIPGIALRTSLIVGFPGETDEDFKKLLHFVEETRFDRLGVFCYSREEGTPSAEMPDQVSERVKRERYKKLMRTQARVSFKHNRSLVDTEELVLIEGYSEETELLLKGRSSKQAPDIDGQVYVTSGNAQIGDIVKLRITDSSDYDLIGEIVP; this comes from the coding sequence ATCAAGGAAAAAGTAAGCCTGGTCAGCCTCGGCTGTCCGAAGAACCTGGTTGACGCCGAGGTCATGCTCGGCTATCTGGCCAAGGAAAAATATGAAGTCACCACCGACGAACGGGAAGCCGATATCATCATCGTCAACACCTGTTCATTCATCAAGGAAGCAAAACAGGAGAGCATCGACACCATCCTCGACCTGGCGGATCGCAAGCACGACGCCCGCTGCCGGCTGCTGATCGTCACCGGTTGTCTGCCGCAGCGCTACCAGGAAGAACTCGTCAAGGAACTGCCCGAAGTGGATATCTTCGTCGGTACCGGCGACTACCCGCGCATCGCTGAAATCATCGCCGAAAAGGAGGGGATGTCCGAACAGCTCCGCTACACCGGCGACCCGAACTTTCTTTACGATGAGGATCTCCCCAGGCTGCAGTCGTCACCCTATTACACCGCCTACCTGAAAATCGCCGAAGGTTGCTCCAACTGCTGCTCGTACTGCGTAATTCCCTCCCTGCGCGGCGCGTTCCGTTCCCGTCCACTGGACAAGCTGCTCAAGGAGGCCAGGGAACTGGTCGCACGGGGGGTGAAGGAAATCAACCTCATCGCCCAGGACATTACCGGATACGGCAAGGATCTGGCCGGCGGCGCATCACTGGAAGGGCTGATAAAAGAACTGGCCGCATTGGACGGGCTGCAATGGATCAGACTCCTTTACGCCTATCCCGACGGCATCAGCGACAGCCTCATTCAGCTGATCAGGGACGAAGACAAGGTCTGCAAATACCTGGATATCCCGCTCCAGCATGTCAGTGACCCGGTTCTCAAAAGGATGAACCGGAGGAGCAGCGAAGCGGAAATCAGGTCGCTCATCGCAAAACTGCGCGGCGAAATACCGGGAATTGCCTTGCGGACGTCCTTGATCGTCGGTTTCCCGGGGGAGACGGACGAAGATTTCAAAAAACTCCTCCATTTCGTCGAGGAAACCCGCTTCGATCGGCTGGGAGTATTCTGCTATTCCCGCGAGGAGGGGACCCCTTCAGCTGAGATGCCGGACCAGGTTTCCGAGCGGGTCAAACGGGAGCGGTATAAAAAACTTATGCGCACCCAGGCGCGGGTTTCATTCAAACACAATCGCAGTCTGGTCGACACCGAGGAACTGGTGTTGATTGAAGGATACAGTGAAGAAACCGAATTACTGCTGAAAGGACGCTCCTCCAAACAAGCCCCCGACATAGACGGTCAGGTCTATGTCACCTCGGGCAACGCGCAGATCGGCGATATCGTCAAGCTGCGAATTACCGATTCTTCCGACTATGATCTGATCGGTGAAATCGTGCCCTGA